In Kordiimonas sp. SCSIO 12610, the following are encoded in one genomic region:
- a CDS encoding DUF4212 domain-containing protein, whose product MDKESSENAKNYWRANIKLLISLLCVWFVVSFGFGILLRDLLDTIQFFGFKLGFWFAQQGSIYVFVALIFIYARSMKRLEKRFGFDD is encoded by the coding sequence ATGGATAAGGAAAGTTCAGAAAACGCGAAAAATTATTGGCGTGCTAATATCAAGCTATTGATCAGTTTGCTTTGCGTATGGTTTGTCGTTTCTTTTGGCTTTGGAATTTTGTTACGAGACCTGTTGGATACTATCCAGTTTTTTGGCTTTAAGCTCGGGTTTTGGTTTGCACAGCAAGGTTCAATCTATGTCTTCGTTGCCTTGATTTTTATCTATGCACGATCCATGAAGCGTCTTGAAAAACGCTTCGGCTTTGACGATTAG
- a CDS encoding sodium:solute symporter family protein, translating into MDLSTLTYLFVGVSFALYIGIAVWSQVGSTKEFYIAGGGVHPVVNGMATAADWMSAASFISMAGIIAFIGYDASVYLMGWTGGYVLLALLLAPYLRKFGKFTVPDFIGDRYYSDLARIVAVICLICISFTYVAGQMRGVGIVFSRFLEVDIDLGVMIGMAIVFMYAVLGGMKGITYTQVAQYCVLIFAYTVPAVFISILITGNPIPQLGLGAELADGSNISVLDKLDGVLTDLGFAAFTEGNKSTVDIFAITMALMVGTAGLPHVIVRFFTVPKVSDARKSAGWALVFIAILYTTAPAVGAFARLNFINEVNEKTYAETPNWFKNWENIGLVAWQDKNKDGKIQYRAGAPFEGTPSYTDNRSGNGQRIVVNEPSTSPNEVYVDRDIMVLANPEIAKLPDWVIALVAAGAMAAALSTAAGLLLVISSSISHDLLKKTFMPDISDRQELRAARIAAALAIIVAGYLGINPPGFVAQVVALAFGLAAASLFPAILMGIFSKRMNKEGAVAGMLSGLAFTLAYIGYFKFYAPGMNTAEHWLFGISPEGIGMIGMVVNFAVAILISKYTAKPPVHVEELVETIRLPSGAGAAQDH; encoded by the coding sequence ATGGACCTTTCAACCCTCACATATCTTTTTGTTGGTGTCTCGTTTGCTCTGTATATTGGTATCGCGGTCTGGTCACAGGTCGGTTCCACCAAGGAATTTTATATCGCTGGCGGCGGTGTGCACCCTGTTGTCAACGGCATGGCAACAGCCGCGGATTGGATGAGTGCTGCGTCCTTCATATCTATGGCGGGGATTATTGCCTTCATTGGTTATGATGCGTCTGTTTATCTGATGGGCTGGACAGGAGGATATGTGCTATTGGCGCTTCTGTTGGCCCCTTATCTCAGAAAGTTTGGCAAATTTACGGTCCCTGATTTTATCGGTGATCGTTATTATTCTGATTTGGCGCGCATTGTAGCAGTTATCTGTCTGATCTGCATTTCCTTCACATATGTAGCGGGGCAGATGCGCGGTGTAGGCATTGTATTTTCAAGGTTTCTTGAGGTTGATATCGATCTGGGTGTCATGATCGGGATGGCGATTGTATTTATGTATGCGGTCCTCGGTGGGATGAAAGGGATCACATACACACAGGTGGCGCAGTATTGTGTTTTGATTTTTGCTTATACGGTCCCCGCAGTTTTTATCTCGATCTTGATTACAGGAAATCCTATCCCACAATTAGGCCTCGGCGCAGAGCTTGCTGATGGTTCAAACATAAGTGTGCTCGATAAACTGGACGGTGTTTTAACCGATCTCGGCTTTGCTGCGTTTACAGAAGGCAATAAGTCAACTGTCGATATATTCGCGATCACAATGGCCTTGATGGTTGGAACGGCAGGCCTGCCGCATGTGATTGTGCGGTTTTTCACGGTGCCTAAGGTTTCTGACGCTCGGAAATCAGCCGGGTGGGCGCTCGTGTTTATCGCCATTCTTTACACAACAGCCCCTGCAGTGGGTGCGTTTGCTCGCCTGAATTTCATCAATGAAGTGAATGAAAAAACATATGCAGAGACGCCGAATTGGTTCAAAAACTGGGAGAATATCGGACTGGTTGCGTGGCAGGATAAGAACAAGGATGGAAAAATACAGTACCGCGCCGGTGCCCCATTTGAAGGGACACCCAGCTATACAGATAATCGGTCGGGTAATGGTCAGCGGATTGTCGTAAATGAGCCATCCACGTCGCCTAATGAGGTTTATGTTGACCGTGACATTATGGTGCTTGCGAACCCGGAAATCGCCAAATTACCGGATTGGGTCATTGCCCTTGTGGCGGCAGGCGCGATGGCTGCCGCACTTTCAACGGCAGCAGGCTTGTTGCTAGTTATATCCAGTTCCATCAGCCATGATCTTTTGAAGAAAACTTTCATGCCTGATATTTCCGATCGTCAGGAACTTCGTGCAGCGCGGATTGCAGCGGCACTTGCTATCATTGTTGCGGGGTATTTGGGGATCAACCCACCGGGGTTTGTTGCACAGGTTGTCGCACTTGCGTTTGGCCTCGCGGCCGCATCTCTTTTCCCTGCTATACTCATGGGGATATTTTCTAAGCGTATGAATAAGGAAGGGGCGGTTGCTGGTATGCTGTCTGGTCTCGCGTTTACGCTCGCATACATTGGTTATTTTAAGTTTTATGCACCAGGTATGAACACTGCAGAGCATTGGCTTTTTGGTATTTCACCAGAAGGTATTGGCATGATTGGTATGGTCGTTAATTTTGCGGTGGCGATACTCATTTCTAAATATACAGCTAAACCACCAGTGCATGTTGAAGAGTTGGTTGAGACAATCCGACTGCCAAGTGGAGCAGGGGCCGCACAGGACCATTAA
- a CDS encoding alpha-D-glucose phosphate-specific phosphoglucomutase yields MTILTIKTQALSDQKPGTSGLRKKVKQFQKKHYLENFVQSIFSAINCPENSTLVVGGDGRYHNETAIQTILKMAAANGIKRVLVGQNGLLSTPAVSNLIRKYGCVGGIVLSASHNPGGPNGDFGIKFNASNGGPAPEAVTDAIYTISKSISEYHICDVVDVDLNAIGKTQLDDMTVEIIDPVSDYQKMMESLFDFDAIRSLFATGFTMKFDAMHAITGPYAKAIFEDCLGAREGSVINSKPLPDFGGCHPDPNPVYAKELVDHMFGDEASDFGAASDGDGDRNIILGTGIYVAPSDSLAILTANAHLAPAYKEGVCGAARSMPTSMAIDRVADKLGIPCFETPTGWKFFGNLLDAGKITICGEESAGTGSDHVREKDGVWAVLLWLNILAVTQKSVLEIITDHWNAYGRNYYSRHDYEAIDKGVAEALMSGLRSRKNTLVGTKQGDEVVATVDDFEYHDPVDGSIASKQGIRVIFESGSRIVFRLSGTGTDGATLRVYLERYQDVDSDLALETQTALEAIISAADNIAEISKLTGMSEPTVIS; encoded by the coding sequence ATGACGATTTTAACGATAAAAACACAGGCACTTTCAGATCAGAAACCCGGAACATCAGGTCTTCGAAAAAAAGTGAAACAATTTCAGAAAAAGCATTATCTGGAAAATTTTGTTCAATCGATATTCTCTGCCATTAATTGCCCGGAAAACTCAACTTTAGTTGTTGGCGGGGATGGTCGATATCATAATGAAACTGCCATTCAAACAATATTAAAAATGGCTGCTGCCAACGGGATTAAGCGCGTTTTGGTTGGGCAGAATGGTTTGTTATCAACACCTGCGGTATCCAATCTTATTCGTAAATACGGGTGTGTTGGTGGTATTGTTTTGTCTGCTAGTCATAATCCAGGCGGCCCAAACGGTGATTTTGGCATTAAATTTAATGCGTCTAACGGTGGGCCTGCGCCAGAAGCCGTCACTGATGCCATTTACACGATTTCAAAATCAATCTCAGAATATCATATCTGTGATGTCGTTGATGTGGATTTAAATGCAATTGGTAAAACTCAATTGGATGATATGACTGTGGAAATTATTGATCCAGTTTCTGATTATCAGAAAATGATGGAAAGCCTGTTCGACTTTGATGCCATTCGTTCTTTATTTGCGACTGGGTTCACAATGAAATTTGATGCCATGCATGCCATCACGGGACCCTATGCCAAAGCAATTTTTGAAGATTGTTTGGGGGCGAGGGAAGGTTCGGTCATTAATTCTAAGCCTCTCCCTGATTTCGGTGGTTGTCACCCTGATCCAAACCCAGTTTACGCTAAGGAGCTTGTTGATCACATGTTTGGTGATGAAGCTTCTGATTTTGGTGCTGCTTCTGACGGCGATGGGGATAGGAATATCATACTTGGGACGGGTATATATGTCGCGCCGTCCGATAGTTTGGCTATTTTAACCGCAAATGCGCATTTAGCACCTGCTTATAAAGAGGGGGTCTGTGGTGCTGCTCGCTCTATGCCAACAAGTATGGCAATAGACCGTGTTGCTGACAAACTAGGAATACCATGTTTTGAAACACCGACAGGATGGAAGTTTTTTGGAAACCTGTTAGATGCGGGCAAAATAACGATTTGCGGAGAAGAGAGTGCGGGTACCGGATCCGATCATGTTCGCGAAAAAGATGGTGTTTGGGCAGTTCTATTGTGGCTAAATATACTTGCTGTCACCCAAAAGAGCGTTTTGGAAATAATAACAGATCATTGGAATGCATATGGCCGAAACTATTATTCGCGCCATGATTATGAAGCGATTGATAAGGGCGTCGCTGAGGCTTTGATGAGCGGACTACGTTCCCGAAAGAATACTTTAGTTGGGACAAAACAGGGGGATGAGGTTGTCGCTACGGTAGATGATTTTGAATATCATGACCCAGTTGACGGCTCCATTGCATCAAAGCAGGGCATTCGTGTAATTTTTGAAAGTGGTAGCCGAATTGTGTTTCGTTTGTCGGGTACAGGAACAGACGGCGCCACATTACGTGTTTACCTTGAGCGATATCAGGATGTTGACAGCGATCTCGCTTTGGAAACTCAAACGGCGTTAGAGGCTATAATTTCTGCTGCAGATAATATCGCTGAAATATCGAAGCTGACAGGAATGTCTGAGCCTACCGTTATTTCCTAG
- a CDS encoding response regulator transcription factor — MKALIIDSEELFRLGVKHLLKAANDFDEIIEISADRELLSLPVTVSKEVTITIVNPMCFPDMQDIFWRPIQQICPNSKILAIVEDGFNHFEKDGINFVPRGISAHHMASLIQDNLSTRSRFDAPSIVEPIVESPKPLNPDQNLSKNFSKRRLQILEMAANGLSNKDIAVELNIAEGTVKAHMHLIMKMLDVSNRTQAALWYQSQYH; from the coding sequence ATGAAAGCTTTGATAATTGATAGTGAAGAACTATTCCGCTTAGGTGTAAAACATCTGCTGAAAGCAGCTAATGATTTTGATGAAATTATTGAGATATCGGCAGACAGAGAACTTTTATCATTACCCGTTACAGTTTCGAAAGAGGTTACAATAACCATTGTAAACCCCATGTGTTTTCCAGACATGCAAGATATATTCTGGCGCCCAATCCAACAAATCTGTCCAAATTCTAAGATTCTGGCAATCGTCGAGGATGGTTTTAATCATTTTGAGAAAGATGGCATTAACTTTGTGCCAAGAGGGATAAGCGCTCACCATATGGCCTCATTGATCCAGGATAACCTCTCCACTCGCTCTAGGTTTGATGCCCCAAGTATCGTCGAACCTATAGTAGAGTCTCCAAAGCCGCTCAATCCTGACCAGAACCTAAGTAAAAACTTTTCTAAGCGTCGCTTACAAATATTGGAAATGGCTGCTAATGGCCTTTCAAATAAAGATATTGCGGTTGAACTTAATATAGCTGAAGGAACCGTAAAGGCTCATATGCATCTAATTATGAAAATGTTGGATGTATCGAACAGAACCCAAGCTGCCCTGTGGTACCAAAGCCAATATCACTAA
- the cysN gene encoding sulfate adenylyltransferase subunit CysN, protein MTNDQNSSYKTSELAAEDIDAYLKQHQHKSLLRFITCGSVDDGKSTLIGRLLYDSKMIFEDQLAALEAASKRVGTQGQNIDFALLVDGLAAEQEQGITIDVAYRFFATEKRKFIVADTPGHEQYTRNMVTGASTADLAIILIDARKGVLTQTRRHSYACKLIGIKNIVLAVNKMDLIDYDQAKYQAIIDDYTEFGQSIGIENFTAIPISGLAGDNIAAKSENTHWYDGKALIDHLETVELDVTSDQTGPFRMPVQWVNRPNLDFRGFSGTIESGAINPGDNIRILPSGKTSKVERIVTFDGDLEEGVAGQSVTLTLEDEVDCSRGDMITASNSPAEVADQFETTIIWMDDNELLPNRTYLMKIGTQTVTARVNQPKYKIDVNTTQQLAAKTLELNDIGVANLATDKPIVFDAYENSKALGGFILIDKISNATVAAGLINFSLRRSQNVHWQAVDISRDDHASLKNQKPAVLWFTGLSGSGKSTIANLVEKKLYRMNRHTALLDGDNIRHGINKDLGFTDADRVENIRRVGEIAKLMADSGLIVITAFISPFRAERRMVREMIEDGEFFEIHVDTPLEVAEARDVKGLYKKARAGELKNFTGIDSPFEAPNNPEIRVNTVQMSAEEAADMIVDLVLEKQDK, encoded by the coding sequence ATGACGAATGACCAAAACTCTTCATACAAAACATCAGAACTGGCTGCTGAAGATATCGATGCGTACCTCAAACAGCACCAGCACAAGTCGCTTCTGCGTTTCATTACCTGCGGTTCGGTTGATGATGGTAAATCTACACTGATCGGTCGCTTACTCTATGACAGCAAGATGATCTTCGAAGATCAACTGGCCGCACTTGAGGCTGCTTCAAAGCGCGTCGGTACACAAGGGCAGAATATCGACTTCGCGCTTCTTGTGGATGGGCTTGCCGCAGAGCAGGAACAAGGTATTACGATTGATGTCGCTTACCGTTTCTTCGCGACAGAAAAACGTAAGTTCATCGTGGCTGATACACCAGGCCACGAACAATACACCCGCAATATGGTAACGGGTGCATCGACCGCAGACCTCGCGATTATCCTGATTGATGCACGTAAGGGCGTACTAACGCAAACACGCCGTCACAGCTATGCCTGTAAGCTAATCGGTATAAAGAACATCGTTCTCGCTGTGAACAAAATGGATTTGATCGATTACGATCAGGCAAAATACCAAGCCATTATTGACGATTATACCGAATTTGGGCAAAGCATTGGCATTGAAAACTTCACTGCCATTCCAATCTCGGGCCTTGCGGGCGATAATATCGCTGCGAAATCGGAAAACACACATTGGTATGATGGCAAAGCCCTGATCGACCACCTTGAAACCGTCGAACTGGATGTCACATCAGATCAAACTGGTCCATTCCGTATGCCGGTCCAATGGGTTAACCGCCCTAACCTCGATTTCCGTGGCTTTTCGGGCACGATCGAAAGCGGTGCCATTAACCCCGGTGATAACATTCGCATTCTACCGTCTGGTAAAACCAGCAAAGTTGAACGGATTGTAACGTTTGATGGCGACCTGGAAGAAGGTGTTGCTGGCCAATCTGTTACCCTGACGCTCGAAGATGAAGTCGATTGCTCACGCGGTGATATGATCACTGCTTCCAATAGTCCTGCTGAGGTTGCAGATCAGTTTGAAACTACCATTATCTGGATGGATGATAACGAGCTGCTGCCAAACCGTACCTATTTAATGAAAATCGGCACGCAAACGGTAACAGCGCGGGTCAACCAGCCAAAATATAAAATCGATGTTAATACGACACAGCAACTAGCCGCCAAAACGCTAGAGCTAAATGACATTGGTGTAGCAAACCTTGCGACAGACAAGCCAATTGTGTTTGATGCCTATGAAAACAGCAAAGCACTTGGCGGGTTTATCCTGATTGATAAAATCAGTAATGCGACTGTTGCCGCGGGCCTCATTAACTTCTCGCTTCGTCGCTCACAAAATGTGCACTGGCAAGCGGTTGATATCTCGCGGGATGATCATGCAAGCCTCAAAAACCAGAAGCCGGCTGTCTTATGGTTCACTGGTCTTTCAGGTTCTGGTAAATCAACGATCGCAAATCTTGTCGAGAAAAAACTATACCGCATGAATCGTCACACAGCCCTTCTGGACGGCGATAATATCCGCCACGGCATCAACAAGGATCTTGGTTTCACGGATGCTGACCGGGTTGAAAATATCCGTCGTGTCGGTGAGATTGCCAAGCTTATGGCTGATTCTGGTCTGATTGTTATCACCGCCTTCATATCACCGTTCCGCGCCGAGCGCAGAATGGTTCGTGAAATGATAGAAGACGGCGAGTTCTTTGAAATTCATGTGGATACACCGCTTGAAGTTGCAGAAGCTCGTGATGTTAAGGGGCTCTACAAGAAAGCACGCGCTGGTGAGCTCAAAAACTTCACAGGTATCGACAGCCCATTTGAAGCACCAAACAACCCTGAAATCCGGGTTAATACAGTTCAGATGAGCGCAGAAGAGGCTGCCGATATGATCGTCGACCTTGTTCTTGAGAAACAAGATAAATAA
- a CDS encoding TonB-dependent receptor domain-containing protein, with protein sequence MNSLELWKSRFRFGTASTLLAVLGVVGSSNVYAQDTSTDDEEVEEVVVTGSRIRRSSENASVPLKITGAVEIENRGFTNVIQALNDDPAFFGNNSAVDNPNAGNQNGDAFAFPNVLGLGTQRTLSLFNGRRFVATNQNTVFVPGNFTGAQVDLSIINPALLERTETTIGSGGAVYGADAVAGVVNLITKDDFEGLDVTTQFGISDRGDGETYRASVAYGQNFDDDRGNFAVSLEYSDTARLDGSDRSFTSINRAEITNPLNGRTRNLDPFSTQAAISTLLGGGTLAPAFNPAGADGIQSTRSVIGIVNPTISFGGVLAGGTGGFSGIQPILNLGPVPGALAGAGADPAGFAFFAPSSLPAGVDPAAVIASLSPGAAIDGLNAGQLNSLALGLLQRNRPTVGEFFNSNPGLNPNLFLGTFADSDAFPTIANTDPATSAIFPRIAVPLQFASNGNLVPLNIGQRIPGVTDINSVIGGDGLAFNGTTTPLVAGQERYNIFTTGHYDLTDNVTVFADFLYSRTEFDLVAQPASNTQFNGTSGQGGIRIFIDENPFVNQQALDTLNDLEAQGFNIATQDGSRFITVSRNTADFFEDRVNINSTETDTFRGTIGFKGDFDAFDRNFFWETSFVYGRSETTNTTDQRRDIELFLALDVVTDENGNTVCRQQTLDAPESIAVRNPGLGGIANNLGLTPTQAQIDACIPLNILGDGAPSQAALDLITFRATSENVTEQYFYSAQFGGDIVELPGGTAGFNTQFEYRRESNQLTPSFEVENGLGNNANTPPAQGTTEFVEWGIEASIPVFGGDFTLPGIKSLEFDGAYRIVNRTQSSETELFQDIIDDVSGVTDSIFQVVGRWRPIDDLLVTANYSESVRSPSQTELFGSLQFAFANGNGAFPCTSTTINQGPNPSVRAQNCAALFGALGLPANFGDTFQNINVGETAGVVGNPFLSNEQSDSYSVGIAYTPSWLPGSYFQANYVAIDIENQVGLNGPATSLPACFDSSDFPNVDVNGTNVCNQFIFGADDGTGTFIVPSDGISQITGEPVLVGPAAGQPLNAQGPAQVAFSFFSNLNLASTELRQLNFRAGYTFSLEDAIGYDWGQISIRGDLNYIDRFDSFPTGSVESLNPQAGDVNPNWRGRFDFDYSIGKFGALVQLFHTSGTVGNILTPQDAFPEQQNDFVLPAFNRFNLNLRYQLTENVTIRGIVNNVFDNNGTFGRVENNEFFIQRDPIGRTYNVTVSARF encoded by the coding sequence ATGAATAGTTTAGAATTATGGAAGTCTCGTTTCCGTTTTGGAACGGCTTCAACACTATTAGCTGTTTTGGGCGTCGTTGGATCATCCAACGTATATGCACAAGACACAAGCACCGACGACGAGGAAGTAGAAGAAGTTGTTGTAACAGGCTCGCGGATTAGACGTTCCTCTGAAAACGCAAGTGTTCCCCTTAAAATCACAGGTGCTGTGGAAATTGAAAATCGTGGTTTTACCAACGTAATTCAGGCCCTGAATGACGACCCAGCATTTTTTGGAAACAACAGTGCAGTTGACAACCCGAATGCAGGCAACCAAAACGGCGACGCCTTTGCATTCCCCAACGTGCTAGGGCTTGGTACACAGCGAACATTGTCTCTTTTCAATGGACGCCGCTTTGTAGCGACAAACCAAAACACAGTTTTTGTTCCTGGAAACTTCACTGGCGCGCAGGTTGACCTTTCTATCATTAACCCAGCATTGCTAGAGCGTACTGAAACAACAATCGGCTCAGGTGGTGCTGTATATGGTGCTGACGCCGTTGCAGGCGTTGTTAACCTTATCACAAAAGACGACTTTGAAGGTTTAGATGTTACAACACAGTTTGGCATTTCTGATCGCGGCGACGGTGAAACATACCGAGCTTCAGTTGCATATGGCCAAAACTTCGACGATGACCGCGGTAACTTTGCTGTATCACTTGAATATAGCGACACAGCTCGCCTGGATGGATCGGACCGTTCTTTCACGAGCATTAACCGCGCAGAGATTACAAACCCGCTGAACGGACGCACACGCAACCTTGACCCATTCAGCACACAAGCGGCAATTTCCACATTACTTGGCGGCGGTACACTAGCGCCTGCCTTTAACCCAGCAGGTGCAGATGGCATCCAAAGCACCCGTAGTGTTATCGGAATTGTAAATCCAACGATTTCCTTTGGCGGCGTCCTCGCAGGCGGTACTGGCGGATTTAGTGGTATTCAGCCTATTTTAAATCTAGGCCCTGTTCCTGGCGCTCTTGCAGGCGCTGGTGCTGACCCCGCTGGTTTCGCGTTCTTCGCACCATCATCATTACCCGCAGGTGTTGACCCTGCTGCCGTTATCGCATCACTTTCTCCTGGCGCAGCAATCGATGGCCTCAATGCAGGTCAATTGAACTCTCTAGCTCTTGGCTTATTGCAACGAAATCGTCCAACAGTTGGTGAATTCTTTAATTCCAATCCCGGGTTAAACCCGAATCTTTTCCTGGGCACATTCGCTGACTCCGATGCATTTCCAACGATTGCAAACACTGATCCAGCGACGAGTGCAATCTTCCCGCGTATCGCGGTTCCGCTTCAATTTGCAAGCAACGGTAACCTCGTACCACTTAATATCGGGCAACGGATCCCAGGCGTTACAGACATTAACAGCGTTATCGGCGGTGACGGCCTCGCATTCAATGGCACAACAACACCACTCGTTGCAGGCCAAGAGCGCTACAACATTTTCACGACAGGTCATTACGACTTAACTGACAATGTTACAGTGTTTGCCGATTTCCTATATTCTCGCACTGAATTTGATCTTGTTGCACAACCTGCTTCAAACACCCAGTTTAACGGAACGTCGGGACAAGGTGGTATCCGTATCTTCATTGACGAAAACCCATTTGTTAACCAACAAGCACTTGATACACTCAATGACCTGGAAGCTCAGGGGTTCAACATTGCGACACAGGATGGCTCACGCTTCATTACGGTTAGCCGTAATACCGCAGACTTCTTCGAAGATAGAGTAAATATCAACAGTACTGAAACTGATACGTTCAGAGGTACGATTGGTTTCAAAGGTGATTTCGATGCTTTTGACCGTAATTTCTTCTGGGAAACTTCATTCGTCTATGGCCGTTCGGAAACAACAAACACAACCGACCAAAGGCGTGATATTGAGCTGTTCCTAGCTCTTGATGTCGTTACTGACGAAAATGGAAATACCGTTTGTCGCCAGCAAACATTAGACGCGCCAGAATCAATTGCGGTCCGCAACCCTGGTCTCGGTGGCATCGCAAATAATCTTGGCCTAACACCAACACAAGCCCAGATTGATGCATGTATTCCATTAAATATCTTAGGCGACGGTGCACCATCACAGGCGGCTCTTGATCTGATAACATTCAGAGCAACATCGGAAAACGTTACCGAGCAATATTTTTACTCTGCTCAATTTGGCGGCGATATTGTTGAACTTCCAGGCGGTACAGCAGGTTTTAATACTCAGTTTGAGTATCGCCGTGAAAGCAACCAGCTGACACCTAGTTTTGAAGTTGAGAATGGCTTGGGCAATAACGCTAATACACCTCCAGCACAAGGAACGACTGAATTTGTCGAGTGGGGTATTGAAGCAAGTATTCCGGTATTTGGCGGTGACTTCACCCTACCGGGCATTAAGAGCCTAGAGTTTGATGGTGCATATCGTATTGTGAACCGTACACAGTCATCAGAAACAGAACTGTTCCAGGATATTATTGATGACGTCAGCGGCGTAACAGATAGCATCTTCCAAGTTGTAGGTCGTTGGAGACCAATCGATGATCTTTTGGTGACTGCTAACTATAGTGAATCTGTTCGTTCACCATCACAAACAGAGCTATTTGGTTCGCTACAATTTGCTTTTGCAAATGGTAACGGTGCATTCCCATGTACATCGACAACCATTAACCAAGGCCCGAATCCAAGTGTAAGAGCACAGAACTGTGCAGCGCTCTTTGGGGCATTGGGGTTACCAGCTAACTTTGGCGATACATTCCAAAACATCAACGTTGGTGAAACAGCGGGTGTTGTCGGAAACCCATTCCTGTCAAACGAGCAATCAGATAGTTATTCTGTTGGTATTGCTTATACTCCAAGCTGGTTGCCTGGTTCATATTTCCAAGCTAACTATGTAGCTATCGACATCGAAAACCAAGTTGGTCTGAACGGTCCGGCAACATCGCTTCCAGCATGTTTCGACTCTTCTGATTTCCCGAATGTGGATGTAAACGGTACAAATGTTTGTAACCAATTTATCTTCGGCGCAGATGATGGCACTGGAACATTTATTGTACCGAGCGACGGGATCAGTCAGATTACTGGTGAACCCGTTCTTGTAGGCCCTGCGGCTGGACAGCCATTGAACGCACAAGGCCCAGCACAGGTTGCGTTTAGCTTCTTCTCGAACTTGAACCTGGCCTCTACAGAACTTCGCCAGTTGAATTTCCGCGCAGGCTATACGTTCTCACTTGAAGACGCTATCGGCTACGATTGGGGTCAAATATCGATCCGTGGTGACCTGAACTATATTGATCGCTTTGACAGTTTCCCAACCGGATCCGTTGAAAGTCTGAACCCACAAGCTGGTGATGTTAATCCTAACTGGCGTGGCCGTTTTGACTTCGACTACTCGATTGGCAAGTTTGGTGCTCTCGTTCAGTTGTTCCATACAAGTGGTACAGTGGGTAACATCTTAACACCACAAGATGCTTTCCCAGAGCAACAAAATGATTTTGTATTGCCAGCATTTAACAGATTTAACCTGAACCTACGTTATCAGCTGACTGAAAACGTAACGATCCGGGGAATTGTTAATAATGTGTTCGACAACAATGGTACATTTGGTCGCGTTGAAAATAATGAGTTTTTCATTCAACGTGATCCAATTGGTAGAACATATAACGTGACTGTATCTGCAAGATTCTAA
- the cysD gene encoding sulfate adenylyltransferase subunit CysD — protein sequence MTRSLTHLERLEAESIHILREVASEAEKPVMLYSVGKDSAVMLHLARKAFYPSPPPFPLLHVDTTWKFQAMYEMRERMAREAGMELLIWQNPEAVERGINPFDHGSAHTDMWKTEGLKQALSHYKFDAAFGGARRDEEKSRAKERIFSFRSASNRWDPKNQRPELWKLYNARKAKDESIRVFPISNWTELDVWQYIHLNDIPIVDLYFSAPRPTVERDGLTLMVDDDRFRLEDGETPVEKSIRFRTLGCYPLTGAVESTATTLPEIIQEMLLTTTSERQGRAIDKEEAASMEKKKQEGYF from the coding sequence ATGACACGCTCACTCACACACTTGGAAAGACTGGAAGCTGAAAGCATCCACATTCTAAGAGAAGTCGCATCCGAGGCTGAAAAGCCCGTGATGCTATATTCTGTCGGTAAGGATAGTGCGGTAATGCTACACCTCGCCCGCAAGGCATTTTATCCATCGCCTCCACCATTCCCACTTTTGCATGTTGACACAACCTGGAAATTCCAGGCCATGTATGAGATGCGTGAACGCATGGCTCGTGAAGCAGGGATGGAACTACTGATCTGGCAGAACCCTGAAGCCGTTGAGCGCGGCATTAATCCGTTTGATCACGGCTCTGCTCATACTGATATGTGGAAAACCGAAGGCCTCAAGCAAGCGCTTAGCCATTACAAGTTTGACGCCGCATTTGGTGGTGCTCGCCGCGATGAAGAAAAATCCCGCGCAAAAGAGCGTATTTTCAGCTTCCGTTCAGCGAGTAATCGCTGGGATCCCAAAAATCAGCGGCCAGAACTTTGGAAACTATATAATGCCCGTAAAGCAAAGGATGAAAGCATCCGTGTGTTCCCAATTTCCAACTGGACCGAGCTCGATGTTTGGCAATATATCCACTTGAACGATATTCCAATCGTAGACCTGTATTTTTCTGCACCTCGTCCAACCGTAGAGCGTGATGGCTTAACATTGATGGTCGACGATGACCGCTTCCGTCTCGAAGATGGTGAAACACCGGTTGAAAAGTCGATCCGTTTCAGAACCCTTGGATGTTATCCATTGACAGGTGCAGTTGAAAGCACCGCAACAACGCTACCGGAAATTATTCAGGAAATGCTTTTGACCACCACGTCGGAGCGACAAGGCCGAGCGATCGACAAAGAAGAAGCCGCGAGCATGGAAAAGAAAAAGCAGGAAGGGTATTTCTAA